A single Paenibacillus sp. FSL R5-0517 DNA region contains:
- a CDS encoding DUF3024 domain-containing protein produces the protein MLDLFTLRRIQSVMNGYIHEKVPAPLRTMVKLTYEMNDNELILTEERPAEERYQWDKMHIARFYWEENQWKVYARDEQSSWNPVDIITPCSDFEDMLEQVERDEAGLFWRE, from the coding sequence ATGTTGGACTTGTTTACGTTACGAAGAATTCAGTCCGTAATGAACGGATATATTCATGAGAAGGTACCTGCGCCACTGCGTACGATGGTGAAGTTGACATATGAGATGAATGACAATGAACTGATCCTGACCGAAGAAAGACCCGCCGAGGAACGGTATCAATGGGATAAGATGCACATTGCCCGATTCTACTGGGAAGAAAATCAGTGGAAAGTGTATGCCAGAGATGAACAAAGCAGCTGGAACCCGGTAGATATTATTACACCTTGTTCTGATTTTGAGGATATGCTTGAACAGGTGGAACGGGATGAGGCTGGACTGTTCTGGCGTGAGTAA
- a CDS encoding ABC transporter ATP-binding protein translates to MLKVEGIEKSYNQGGLFSKHQQQVLKQVTFECQHGECLGIIGESGSGKSTLGRLILGIERPDRGMISLDGKDVQDRRARMGNISAVFQNYTSSINPFLTVEAAIMEPMQAQQKLRKDQGNSAKVDLLLNQVGLDSSYRSKYPHELSGGEAQRVCIARAISTAPKCIVLDEAISSLDVSVQIQVLQLLKELKEIYKLSYVFITHDIQAAAYICDRVIIFREGQVVEIVPIKQLKDVQSDYAKRLLNHLIPF, encoded by the coding sequence ATGCTAAAGGTGGAAGGTATCGAAAAATCATATAACCAGGGCGGACTGTTCTCCAAGCACCAACAACAAGTGTTGAAACAGGTTACCTTTGAATGCCAGCATGGCGAATGTCTGGGCATCATCGGTGAAAGCGGAAGCGGCAAATCCACATTGGGCCGTCTGATTCTCGGCATTGAACGGCCGGATCGTGGAATGATCTCGCTGGATGGTAAAGACGTACAGGATCGACGTGCACGGATGGGTAACATCAGCGCCGTTTTTCAAAATTATACGTCTTCCATCAATCCATTTCTTACCGTGGAAGCTGCCATTATGGAACCCATGCAAGCGCAGCAAAAGCTGCGGAAGGATCAGGGCAACTCGGCGAAGGTCGATCTGCTGCTGAACCAAGTTGGATTGGACTCCTCCTATAGATCCAAATATCCGCACGAACTGTCCGGCGGGGAGGCACAGAGAGTGTGTATAGCCAGGGCCATCTCCACCGCCCCCAAATGCATTGTGTTGGATGAAGCGATCAGCTCACTGGACGTGTCTGTCCAGATTCAGGTGCTGCAATTGTTGAAAGAGCTTAAGGAAATCTACAAGCTAAGCTATGTCTTTATCACGCATGATATACAGGCGGCAGCCTATATCTGTGACAGGGTGATCATTTTCAGAGAGGGACAGGTTGTAGAGATCGTTCCAATCAAGCAACTCAAAGACGTACAGTCCGACTATGCGAAGAGATTATTGAATCATTTAATACCATTTTAG
- the opp1B gene encoding nickel/cobalt ABC transporter permease, with protein MGSYIVKRILLTIPLLIIISFITFVLINLSPLDPAVVVLQAQEVPQITEELIDQTNQALGFDQPFMIQYVNWIMAVVQLDFGNSYVSGEPVWSLMGPAFMNTLKLTLVSSVFIIALSILLGVICAMREGKLLDRSVRGVSFFLTAMPSYWLAAMMIWYFSVKLDLLPTSGMDSYRSYILPVIVITVSYTGIYFRTVRSSMLSNMNEDYVLYARASGLSEKKVTLHILRNSLQVAVSIFCMAIPIVLGSTVVIENVFSWPGLGRLSVKSILSRDFPIIQAYVLMLAVTFVLFNTLSDILNAAMNPRLRKEF; from the coding sequence ATGGGAAGTTATATCGTCAAAAGGATTCTGTTAACCATCCCTTTACTGATTATCATTTCATTTATAACGTTTGTTCTGATTAATCTATCTCCCTTGGACCCGGCGGTTGTTGTCTTACAGGCACAGGAAGTTCCGCAGATTACAGAGGAATTAATTGACCAGACCAACCAGGCATTGGGGTTCGATCAGCCGTTCATGATCCAGTATGTGAACTGGATCATGGCTGTTGTGCAGTTGGACTTTGGCAACTCTTATGTATCAGGTGAACCCGTGTGGTCATTGATGGGGCCTGCTTTTATGAACACATTGAAGTTAACACTTGTCTCATCGGTATTCATTATTGCGCTGTCCATTCTGCTGGGTGTGATCTGTGCGATGAGAGAAGGCAAGCTGCTGGATCGATCGGTCAGAGGTGTATCATTTTTCCTTACCGCCATGCCATCTTACTGGCTTGCAGCCATGATGATCTGGTATTTTTCCGTCAAGCTGGACCTGTTACCTACCAGTGGCATGGACTCGTATCGAAGCTACATTCTACCGGTGATTGTAATCACGGTGAGTTATACGGGCATTTACTTCCGAACGGTTCGAAGTTCCATGTTGAGCAATATGAATGAGGACTATGTGTTATATGCACGGGCAAGTGGTCTGAGCGAGAAGAAAGTTACCCTGCATATTCTGAGAAATTCATTACAGGTGGCCGTGTCCATCTTTTGTATGGCGATCCCGATCGTGCTGGGCAGTACGGTAGTCATCGAAAATGTGTTTTCCTGGCCGGGGCTAGGGAGACTCAGCGTGAAATCCATTTTAAGCAGGGATTTTCCGATTATTCAGGCGTATGTTCTGATGTTGGCTGTCACCTTTGTCTTGTTTAACACGTTATCCGACATCTTGAATGCGGCGATGAATCCCCGATTGAGAAAGGAATTCTGA
- a CDS encoding MFS transporter — protein MSGAMSWPFLRLYILVLLYFSANAILNVIIPLQGEFLGASGTMIGLIMGAYMFTTMFFRPWAGRMIQKYGPIKILRLILIINGFALILYPFTGLGGYLVARILQGVSTAFFSMALQIGIIDALPEKDRSQGISYYSLFSYIPGIVGPVIALGIWQAGGMDYFTVVLIGIAVCTGVFGYTAKMEPNKEQPAENLSEQNVSMWESFGQLVKNPFLFRCSVLMLAASVVFGAITTFIPLYASQVPNGNAGVYLMLQAGTVVLARIMLRKRIPSDGSWHSPFMMGTMCLLVVAAQCVSYAVTGGVVFFYVGAVFMGIAQAILYPTLTTYLSFVLPKLNRNVLIGLFIAMADLGISLGGVIMGPVADFSSYSFMYRMCAILGAVMIVFAYERRRPVTGTSVS, from the coding sequence GTGAGTGGAGCGATGTCTTGGCCTTTTTTGCGCTTGTACATATTGGTTCTTCTTTATTTCAGTGCCAATGCCATTCTTAACGTGATCATCCCATTGCAAGGGGAGTTCTTGGGCGCGAGCGGTACAATGATCGGACTGATCATGGGCGCTTATATGTTCACAACCATGTTTTTCAGACCATGGGCAGGTCGGATGATTCAAAAGTACGGACCGATCAAAATATTGCGTCTGATTCTGATTATCAATGGATTTGCGCTGATTTTATATCCCTTTACGGGACTCGGCGGTTATTTGGTTGCTCGTATTTTGCAAGGAGTTTCCACAGCGTTCTTCTCCATGGCTTTGCAGATTGGCATTATTGATGCCCTTCCGGAGAAAGATCGCTCTCAGGGGATTTCATATTATTCACTCTTCAGTTATATTCCGGGAATCGTGGGGCCTGTTATCGCGTTAGGAATCTGGCAGGCGGGAGGCATGGATTATTTTACAGTGGTTCTGATCGGCATTGCCGTCTGTACTGGCGTCTTCGGGTACACCGCCAAAATGGAACCAAACAAGGAGCAACCTGCTGAGAATCTTTCGGAGCAGAACGTCAGTATGTGGGAATCCTTTGGTCAGTTGGTGAAGAATCCGTTTCTGTTTCGATGCAGTGTGTTAATGCTCGCCGCTTCCGTTGTATTTGGTGCGATTACCACCTTTATTCCGCTGTATGCGAGTCAAGTACCAAATGGGAATGCGGGTGTGTATCTGATGCTTCAGGCTGGGACGGTGGTGCTGGCTCGAATCATGCTTAGGAAAAGGATTCCGTCTGATGGCAGTTGGCATTCTCCTTTCATGATGGGCACCATGTGTTTGCTCGTCGTAGCTGCGCAATGTGTCAGTTATGCCGTGACAGGAGGCGTAGTCTTTTTCTATGTGGGGGCTGTATTCATGGGAATTGCTCAGGCGATCCTGTATCCAACACTTACGACCTATTTGTCTTTTGTGTTGCCTAAGCTGAATCGGAACGTCCTGATCGGGTTATTTATCGCGATGGCGGATCTGGGTATTTCTCTGGGTGGTGTGATTATGGGACCCGTTGCTGACTTCTCTTCCTATTCATTTATGTACAGGATGTGTGCTATCCTAGGAGCGGTAATGATCGTTTTTGCCTATGAACGGCGTAGACCCGTGACAGGTACATCTGTGAGTTGA
- a CDS encoding GTP-binding protein — translation MTQKQIPVTVLSGYLGSGKTTVLNHVLNNRQGLKVAVIVNDMSEVNIDAALVKGEASLSRTEEKLVELSNGCICCTLRDDLMQEIEKLVNEGKYDYILIESTGISEPVPVAQTFTYADEESGIDLTSLARLDCLVTVVDANRFWHDFGSGQSLLDRNQATGDEDTRDVVDLLIDQIETCDVLLLNKCDLVDDTELNKLEGIIRKLQPNAKIIRTENGQVNPSEILNTGLFDFEKVSMSAGWIQELEKESHTPETEEYGIASFVYRRRKPFHPSRLAEFMSYWPEEVVRAKGLVWLAAQGDVAASLSQAGPSIQFGPAGHWVAALPEADKEEILRNEPDVLEKWDAQWGDRQTELVMIGIDMERASIEDELDQCLLSDEEMLADWGHFDNPLPWSVEAV, via the coding sequence ATGACACAAAAGCAAATTCCGGTAACCGTACTAAGTGGTTACCTCGGTTCAGGGAAAACAACCGTTTTAAATCACGTGTTGAACAACAGACAAGGGCTTAAGGTTGCCGTAATCGTCAACGACATGAGTGAGGTGAATATCGATGCTGCGCTGGTTAAGGGGGAGGCAAGCTTGTCTCGAACCGAAGAGAAGCTGGTGGAGTTATCGAACGGTTGTATCTGCTGCACCTTGCGGGATGATCTGATGCAGGAGATTGAGAAGCTGGTGAATGAAGGCAAGTATGATTATATTTTGATCGAATCCACTGGTATCAGTGAACCTGTACCTGTCGCACAGACCTTTACATATGCGGATGAGGAGTCGGGCATTGACCTGACTAGCCTGGCCAGACTGGACTGTCTGGTAACTGTGGTGGATGCCAATCGATTCTGGCATGATTTTGGATCAGGACAGAGTCTTCTGGATCGTAATCAGGCGACCGGAGATGAGGACACCCGTGACGTCGTAGACTTGTTGATTGATCAGATCGAAACCTGTGATGTACTGCTGCTGAACAAATGTGATCTGGTCGATGACACCGAGCTGAACAAGCTGGAAGGCATCATCCGCAAGCTACAGCCTAATGCCAAAATCATTCGCACTGAGAATGGACAGGTGAATCCGTCTGAGATTCTGAATACAGGCCTTTTTGATTTTGAAAAGGTGAGCATGTCCGCTGGATGGATTCAGGAGCTGGAGAAGGAGTCGCATACACCGGAAACGGAGGAATATGGCATTGCTTCCTTCGTTTATCGCCGCAGAAAGCCATTCCACCCTTCCCGTCTGGCTGAATTCATGAGTTACTGGCCGGAAGAAGTGGTACGTGCCAAAGGCTTGGTATGGCTTGCCGCCCAAGGAGATGTTGCTGCAAGCCTGAGTCAGGCAGGACCATCCATTCAATTTGGTCCTGCGGGACATTGGGTCGCGGCTTTGCCGGAAGCAGACAAAGAAGAAATTTTGCGTAACGAGCCGGATGTGCTGGAGAAATGGGATGCCCAGTGGGGAGATCGCCAGACGGAGCTTGTCATGATTGGAATCGACATGGAACGTGCCAGTATTGAAGATGAGCTGGACCAATGCCTGCTCAGTGATGAAGAAATGCTGGCCGACTGGGGCCATTTTGATAATCCCCTACCATGGTCTGTGGAAGCTGTATAA
- a CDS encoding ABC transporter ATP-binding protein translates to MNIVEVEHLKVWDINTDKVIIHNSSFEVKQGSCMAIVGESGSGKSVTCRAIMRLNKPWIRQSGTILFQGEDLNQLSEPEMRRKRGKHLCMILQNGMSAFDPSCVIGVHIRETLQQHFGWNTREIERKIIHAMESVMLRHPREILNQYPHQLSGGMLQRIMIALALVLEPDLIIADEPTTALDTISQYEVVEQLIQLRERVGCSMMFISHDLGVVQKIADDVMVMKDGKIVERGSMHSVLTQPKHAYTQYLVSTRLELSNHFKALMQGDS, encoded by the coding sequence ATGAATATAGTCGAGGTTGAGCATCTGAAAGTATGGGACATCAACACAGACAAAGTGATCATTCATAACAGTTCATTCGAAGTTAAACAGGGAAGCTGTATGGCCATCGTGGGGGAAAGTGGTAGCGGCAAGTCCGTCACGTGCAGGGCCATCATGCGACTGAACAAGCCGTGGATTCGCCAATCGGGCACGATCTTATTTCAGGGCGAAGACCTGAACCAGCTTTCGGAACCGGAGATGCGGCGTAAGCGGGGCAAGCATCTGTGTATGATTTTGCAGAATGGCATGAGTGCTTTTGATCCCTCCTGTGTCATTGGTGTGCATATCAGGGAGACACTTCAGCAGCATTTTGGCTGGAACACCCGCGAGATTGAGCGGAAAATCATCCATGCCATGGAAAGCGTCATGCTCAGACATCCGCGCGAGATTCTGAATCAATATCCACATCAGCTGTCCGGTGGGATGCTGCAGCGAATCATGATTGCACTGGCATTGGTGCTTGAGCCCGATTTGATTATTGCGGATGAACCGACAACGGCGCTGGATACGATCTCCCAATATGAAGTGGTGGAACAATTGATTCAATTACGCGAACGCGTGGGCTGTTCCATGATGTTCATCTCCCATGATCTCGGCGTCGTGCAGAAGATTGCAGATGACGTGATGGTCATGAAAGACGGCAAGATCGTCGAGCGTGGCAGCATGCATTCTGTTTTGACACAGCCTAAGCATGCCTATACGCAGTATCTGGTCTCTACCCGGCTTGAGCTGAGCAATCATTTTAAGGCGTTGATGCAGGGGGACTCATAG
- the rpsN gene encoding 30S ribosomal protein S14 codes for MAKKSKVVREKQRQAIVAKYADLRRELKEKGDYEALQKLPRNASPTRLKNRCEVTGRPRGYLRKFKVSRIKFRELAHQGQIPGVTKSSW; via the coding sequence ATGGCTAAAAAATCAAAAGTGGTACGTGAGAAGCAACGCCAAGCGATCGTGGCGAAATATGCGGATCTGCGCCGGGAATTGAAGGAAAAAGGGGATTACGAAGCCTTGCAGAAATTGCCGCGTAATGCATCTCCGACCAGACTGAAGAACCGTTGCGAAGTGACGGGCCGCCCGCGGGGTTATCTACGCAAGTTCAAGGTGTCTCGAATCAAGTTCAGAGAACTGGCCCATCAAGGACAGATTCCAGGTGTAACTAAATCCAGCTGGTAA
- a CDS encoding AraC family transcriptional regulator: MHVKEHIFLPKPIFPRHVCFPDFIGGYSDFPKHRVHREYGTTEINLDQCYNLHLVLSGKGFLDTGTTRYELMQGQGFLYGPGLRQTYYSDSDDPWSIRWIHFYGVRLEELLNGKGVDEPWLFQCSNFPVVTALMDRLMGLGRGYQVEDEHSMAATLYELLTRLQSAASRINVSLNHTSERIREAGNYIRSHSNEHITLEHVAGIAGYSTTYFSRKFSQTFGISFPEFLMESRLLHAKQLLATTNLSIKQITLETGFSQSSYFIRCFRTQENVTPLQFRMMHNHSL; the protein is encoded by the coding sequence ATGCACGTGAAAGAACACATCTTTCTCCCCAAGCCGATTTTCCCCAGACATGTATGCTTTCCCGATTTTATTGGAGGGTACAGTGACTTTCCGAAGCATCGTGTGCATCGAGAATATGGCACTACTGAAATTAACTTGGATCAATGTTACAACCTGCACCTTGTACTCAGCGGCAAAGGATTCCTTGACACCGGAACCACACGATATGAGTTAATGCAAGGGCAGGGATTCCTCTATGGCCCCGGTCTCAGACAAACCTACTACTCCGATTCGGATGATCCTTGGAGTATTCGTTGGATTCACTTCTACGGCGTTCGTCTCGAAGAATTGTTAAATGGAAAAGGCGTTGACGAGCCATGGCTGTTTCAATGTTCCAACTTCCCGGTGGTTACCGCGCTCATGGATCGATTAATGGGGCTCGGAAGAGGTTATCAAGTGGAAGACGAGCACAGCATGGCAGCTACGCTGTATGAGCTTCTGACCCGATTGCAATCTGCGGCGAGCCGAATCAATGTTTCGCTTAATCACACTTCAGAGCGAATTCGTGAAGCTGGGAATTATATTCGTTCCCATAGTAACGAGCACATCACGCTTGAACATGTAGCGGGAATTGCCGGATACAGCACAACGTACTTTAGCCGTAAGTTCAGTCAGACGTTTGGCATCTCCTTCCCGGAATTCCTCATGGAATCCAGATTACTCCATGCAAAGCAGCTGCTCGCGACAACCAACCTTTCCATTAAACAAATTACGCTGGAAACGGGATTCTCACAATCAAGCTACTTCATCCGATGTTTCAGAACCCAGGAAAACGTAACACCCCTGCAATTTCGCATGATGCACAATCATTCGTTATAG
- the opp1C gene encoding nickel/cobalt ABC transporter permease: MRILINLSKDKLAMTSLVVIIATLMAGILAPLIAPHDPGQVNMKLRYASSSWEYLLGNDHLGRCVLSRLIYGIRPSVLWVLVALSLSVLIGAIVGFVAGYFKGKVDAWIMRVCDIMLSFPGYVMTLAVVGILGAGLENILIAFVCMKWAWFARVIRTSVMQFSDMDYVKFAKASGTPNLRIITKHIVPVTFADIAVIASGSMCSMMLQISGLSFLGLGIQAPHAEWGMMLNEAREVMFSRPELMLAPGLAIVVVVSAFNFLSDALQVALDPKLMTSQGKSDKSYESEVRKAAYEYSRG, from the coding sequence ATGCGTATACTGATAAATCTGAGTAAAGACAAGCTGGCCATGACCTCTTTGGTGGTGATTATCGCAACGCTTATGGCGGGAATTCTCGCCCCTCTTATTGCGCCGCATGATCCTGGACAAGTGAATATGAAGCTTCGTTATGCCTCCTCGTCCTGGGAGTATCTACTAGGCAATGATCATCTGGGCAGATGTGTATTATCCCGGCTTATCTATGGCATCCGTCCAAGTGTGTTATGGGTTCTGGTTGCACTTAGTCTGTCTGTTCTGATCGGGGCCATTGTTGGATTCGTCGCGGGTTACTTCAAGGGAAAAGTGGATGCATGGATCATGAGAGTCTGTGATATTATGCTGTCTTTTCCCGGATACGTGATGACACTGGCGGTGGTTGGCATTTTGGGTGCAGGACTGGAGAACATTTTGATTGCTTTTGTGTGCATGAAATGGGCCTGGTTTGCCCGCGTTATTCGCACATCTGTGATGCAATTCTCCGATATGGATTATGTGAAATTCGCCAAAGCCTCCGGCACACCTAATCTGAGAATTATAACCAAACATATTGTTCCGGTTACCTTTGCCGATATTGCCGTCATTGCGAGTGGCTCCATGTGTTCAATGATGTTGCAGATCTCCGGCCTTTCCTTTCTGGGGCTTGGCATTCAAGCTCCGCATGCGGAGTGGGGGATGATGCTCAATGAGGCGAGGGAAGTCATGTTCTCCAGACCTGAATTGATGTTGGCACCGGGCCTGGCCATTGTAGTGGTGGTGTCTGCTTTTAATTTTCTATCGGATGCCCTTCAAGTGGCTCTGGACCCCAAATTGATGACCTCTCAAGGTAAGTCTGACAAGTCTTACGAAAGTGAGGTGAGAAAGGCCGCTTATGAATATAGTCGAGGTTGA
- a CDS encoding MFS transporter yields the protein MTARRESGDERLKSSMTATSNGKLNPVSFSFIRFYMLAFLFFAANSALTIILPLRSEAAGLNQAEIGLMMGAYMFTCMLLRPFAAQLLGKHGPLRVMQWLLLLHAGTLLLFVVFGVETYLWLRALQGVATAFFSMTMQAGIVEKLEDKDRAQGLSMYTLFTMVPSLVIPILAIQIWENASDLAFTLLMIGLAALPLLIGYNVDLPRSTVQNKSYTLGDMFRSFGGIWRSTPLLISSVVMLFASCVFGATATFLPLYMVSTGMASAGVFLTIQGLVVILCRFILRKKIPSDGSWNTWLMAGLMLCAAMGTQLLSLMETIGPLVYLSAVFSGFALALLYPTLTTYLSFVLPADSRYVLMGIFMSSYDLGFSLGGLAMGLIVQVSSYSTMFMICTLLSIAAMVLVLVFRQRMEAGNKARSVAAS from the coding sequence TTGACTGCCAGAAGAGAAAGTGGTGACGAACGTTTGAAGTCTTCGATGACGGCAACATCCAATGGAAAATTAAATCCGGTATCCTTTTCGTTTATCCGGTTTTATATGCTGGCCTTTTTGTTTTTTGCGGCGAATTCGGCTTTGACGATTATTCTGCCTTTGCGAAGTGAAGCCGCCGGATTGAATCAGGCTGAGATCGGTCTGATGATGGGGGCATATATGTTCACCTGTATGCTCTTGAGACCTTTCGCAGCACAGCTGCTGGGTAAGCATGGCCCACTTCGTGTGATGCAATGGTTATTGCTTTTGCATGCCGGAACGCTGCTGTTATTTGTTGTTTTTGGTGTGGAGACGTATCTGTGGCTGCGGGCCTTGCAAGGGGTGGCTACGGCCTTTTTCTCCATGACGATGCAGGCAGGCATTGTGGAAAAGCTGGAGGACAAAGACCGGGCACAAGGGCTGTCCATGTACACCCTGTTTACGATGGTTCCTTCTCTGGTCATTCCGATCCTTGCCATACAAATCTGGGAAAATGCCAGTGATCTGGCGTTTACGCTGCTAATGATCGGACTGGCTGCTCTGCCACTTCTGATTGGATATAATGTGGATCTGCCACGGAGTACCGTGCAGAACAAATCGTATACCTTGGGTGACATGTTTCGTTCATTCGGCGGCATTTGGCGCAGTACACCACTGCTGATCAGCAGTGTAGTGATGTTATTTGCGTCCTGCGTTTTTGGGGCAACAGCGACCTTTCTTCCCTTGTATATGGTATCCACCGGAATGGCAAGTGCAGGCGTGTTTCTGACGATTCAGGGATTGGTTGTCATTCTGTGCAGGTTTATTTTGCGTAAAAAAATTCCGTCTGACGGCAGCTGGAATACCTGGCTTATGGCAGGGCTGATGCTGTGTGCAGCAATGGGAACCCAGCTGCTCAGTCTCATGGAGACCATCGGGCCACTGGTGTATCTTTCTGCTGTATTTAGCGGTTTTGCTCTGGCATTGTTGTACCCGACATTAACCACATACTTGTCTTTTGTGCTGCCTGCGGATTCCAGATATGTACTCATGGGCATCTTCATGTCCTCGTATGACCTCGGATTCTCTCTGGGTGGACTGGCAATGGGGCTTATTGTGCAGGTGAGTTCATATTCGACTATGTTCATGATCTGTACGTTGCTGTCTATTGCAGCGATGGTTCTGGTGCTGGTGTTCAGGCAACGGATGGAAGCGGGCAATAAGGCTAGATCTGTGGCAGCAAGCTGA
- a CDS encoding beta-galactosidase — MAKSIHMDELKMGVCYYPEHWSEALWEDDFRRMREMNITVIRMAEFAWSIFEPEEDQFNFSFFQKAMDLAHQYGLSVILGTPTATPPAWLTSKYPEVLNANKDGVLYQHGMRRHTNYSSPIYRQQCEKIVRNMVIAYKDHPALIGWQIDNEFNCHMDVFYAEADHVAFREWLKDRYESLENLNQAWGTVFWSQTYTDWEQVHLTQNMVSTSPNPHLALDEKRFISANTISFAKVQVDIIRELDPKHWITTNGTFGHLDNHEMTEDLLDFFSYDSYPQFATIFPGTDDNSLQDRAWSMKLSNVRNMSPNFCVMEQQSGPGGWVDSIGMGTPRPGQIRLWSYQSVLHGTDLLVYFRWRTATFGTEMYWHGINDYHNQPNRRVREVAQVGEEFAKIGRVIAGTTYQANVAILQDYDNIWDGELDEWHGPLQQQSVRSWYKQLQYRHIPTDLVTLQSTTTLEALTEYKVIIYAHPAIMTDETAELLQAYVSQGGTLFFGARTGYKDLKGHCYMRPFPGAVAELCGVTVEDFTLIKGTVSAADLQWTGESERLQEGTPTAGFNEVLHVEHPDVQVVAEYASEYYAGSPALTKRTVGQGQVWYYGAAYNEPVVDALLDEIGLVSPVDDLVEVPSEVELGIRSGKDKAYVFLLNYSDHQVAIQLKKQAKELLSGTTLQDEISMPAYGVFILEIDLPY; from the coding sequence ATGGCAAAGTCTATACATATGGATGAATTGAAAATGGGGGTCTGTTATTACCCTGAGCATTGGTCGGAAGCGTTGTGGGAGGACGATTTCCGCAGAATGCGAGAGATGAATATTACTGTTATTCGGATGGCTGAATTCGCATGGTCCATCTTTGAACCGGAAGAAGACCAGTTTAATTTTAGTTTTTTCCAGAAGGCAATGGATCTGGCACATCAATATGGTTTGAGCGTTATTTTAGGAACACCAACTGCAACTCCACCAGCGTGGTTAACCTCAAAATACCCTGAAGTATTAAATGCGAATAAAGACGGCGTATTGTATCAACACGGCATGCGACGCCATACCAACTACAGCAGCCCCATCTACAGACAGCAATGTGAAAAAATCGTGCGTAATATGGTGATTGCCTATAAAGATCATCCGGCTCTCATTGGCTGGCAGATCGATAACGAATTCAATTGCCATATGGATGTGTTCTACGCTGAGGCAGATCATGTCGCTTTCCGTGAATGGCTTAAGGATCGTTATGAATCATTAGAGAATCTGAACCAGGCTTGGGGAACCGTTTTCTGGAGTCAGACCTATACCGACTGGGAGCAAGTCCACCTTACCCAAAATATGGTCAGTACATCGCCAAATCCTCATTTGGCATTGGATGAAAAGAGATTCATCTCAGCCAATACTATTTCATTTGCCAAGGTTCAGGTGGACATTATTCGGGAACTGGACCCGAAACATTGGATCACCACAAACGGTACGTTTGGGCACTTGGATAATCATGAAATGACAGAGGACTTATTGGATTTCTTCTCCTATGATTCGTATCCACAGTTTGCCACGATCTTCCCGGGGACAGACGACAATTCGTTACAGGACCGGGCCTGGAGCATGAAACTGTCCAATGTACGCAATATGTCACCGAACTTTTGCGTCATGGAACAGCAGTCTGGGCCAGGAGGCTGGGTAGATAGTATAGGCATGGGCACACCAAGACCGGGGCAGATCCGATTATGGTCATATCAATCTGTTCTCCACGGAACAGATCTACTTGTCTACTTCCGCTGGCGGACGGCAACATTTGGCACCGAGATGTACTGGCATGGCATCAATGATTACCATAATCAACCCAACAGAAGGGTACGCGAGGTTGCGCAAGTAGGCGAAGAGTTTGCCAAGATCGGGCGCGTTATTGCGGGCACTACTTATCAAGCCAATGTTGCGATCCTGCAGGATTACGATAACATCTGGGACGGAGAATTGGATGAGTGGCACGGTCCGCTTCAGCAACAGAGTGTACGCTCCTGGTATAAGCAGCTCCAGTATCGTCATATTCCGACGGATCTGGTGACCCTGCAATCCACGACAACACTGGAGGCGTTAACCGAATATAAGGTGATCATCTATGCTCACCCGGCCATCATGACAGACGAGACAGCAGAACTTCTGCAAGCCTATGTCAGTCAAGGGGGCACCCTGTTTTTCGGTGCACGCACCGGTTATAAGGATCTCAAGGGACATTGTTATATGAGACCGTTCCCAGGGGCTGTCGCTGAGTTGTGTGGTGTAACCGTAGAGGACTTCACATTAATCAAAGGAACTGTGTCTGCAGCTGATTTGCAATGGACTGGGGAGAGTGAGCGACTTCAGGAAGGAACACCCACCGCGGGATTTAACGAAGTTCTTCATGTGGAGCATCCCGACGTACAGGTCGTGGCCGAGTATGCATCCGAATATTATGCAGGTAGTCCTGCATTGACCAAACGTACGGTGGGTCAGGGGCAGGTATGGTATTATGGTGCGGCTTACAATGAACCGGTCGTCGATGCTCTTCTGGATGAAATCGGGCTAGTCTCGCCTGTGGATGATCTGGTAGAGGTGCCGTCCGAAGTTGAGCTTGGGATCCGTTCCGGTAAGGATAAAGCTTATGTATTTTTACTCAACTACTCGGATCACCAAGTGGCCATCCAGCTTAAAAAGCAAGCCAAAGAGTTGCTGTCGGGTACAACACTTCAGGATGAGATCAGCATGCCTGCGTATGGTGTGTTCATTTTAGAGATTGATCTTCCATATTAA